From the genome of Pelmatolapia mariae isolate MD_Pm_ZW linkage group LG12, Pm_UMD_F_2, whole genome shotgun sequence, one region includes:
- the hs3st1l2 gene encoding heparan sulfate (glucosamine) 3-O-sulfotransferase 1-like 2 produces the protein MLWTVLLALLVLLLLQTQLSVCLRELRSGGSSSSVYSPRSSSSSFYNATQQRLPGAIIIGVRKGGTRALLEMLNLHPDVEVAKAEVHYFNVEEHYRRGLAWYRAQMPFTVPGQLTVEKTPGYFAAPQVPARVSDMNPAVRLLLIVRDPAERLISDYTQVLHNRLTRHKPYKPLEELLLHKGHIDPGYKALQRSLYHQHLARWLEVFPREQIHVVDGDALIRDPFPELRKAERFLDLPPRINPSNFYYNTTKGFYCLLSAGHDKCLDESKGRPHAPLSTQALKKLCRYFRKPNKLFFEMVGRSFAWC, from the exons ATGCTGTGGACAGTGCTACTAGCGCTGCTggtgcttctgctgctgcagactCAGCTGTCTGTGTGCTTAAGGGAATTGCGCTCTGGGGGTTCCAGTTCTTCCGTCTACTCCCCTCgatcatcctcttcctccttttaCAATGCTACCCAGCAGCGGCTGCCTGGAGCTATTATCATTGGCGTGCGGAAAGGTGGCACCAGAGCCCTGCTCGAGATGCTCAATCTGCACCCAGATGTGGAAGTGGCAAAGGCTGAg GTGCATtatttcaatgtggaggagcactACCGCAGAGGTCTGGCCTGGTACCGAGCCCAGATGCCCTTCACCGTCCCGGGTCAACTGACAGTGGAAAAGACCCCAGGTTACTTCGCAGCTCCTCAGGTTCCTGCACGAGTTTCGGACATGAACCCTGCTGTCCGCTTGCTACTCATCGTCCGGGACCCAGCTGAGAGGCTGATCTCTGACTACACCCAGGTTCTGCACAACCGCCTAACACGACACAAGCCCTACAAGCCCCTGGAGGAGCTCCTACTCCACAAGGGCCACATTGATCCTGGATACAAGGCACTGCAGAGGAGCCTCTATCACCAGCACCTTGCCCGCTGGTTGGAGGTCTTCCCCAGGGAGCAGATCCACGTGGTGGATGGAGATGCGCTTATTCGGGATCCCTTCCCTGAGCTGAGGAAGGCAGAGAGGTTTCTGGACCTGCCGCCCAGGATCAACCCGAGCAATTTCTACTACAACACCACCAAGGGCTTCTACTGCCTCCTGTCGGCTGGACATGACAAGTGCCTGGACGAGTCTAAAGGCAGGCCACATGCTCCACTGAGTACCCAAGCCTTGAAGAAGCTTTGTCGGTACTtcagaaagccaaacaagttattCTTTGAAATGGTGGGGAGGTCATTTGCCTGGTGCTGA